The following are encoded together in the Sphingomicrobium clamense genome:
- a CDS encoding lipocalin family protein, with product MRTIALLVAALSLSGCATIFDKHPVGNPDVPEPAKSVDLERYVGTWYELARYEQGFQKGCEGVTATYTLRDDGKIGVVNRCREPDGDIDTATGKAKVVDAATNAKLKVSFFGPFYGDYWVLDRGDDYDWAIVGDPSGRYLWILSRWPDPGEDVFQNLKARAAALGYDTGYLRKTAQP from the coding sequence ATGAGAACCATCGCCTTACTCGTCGCTGCGCTGTCGCTCTCCGGTTGCGCCACAATCTTCGACAAGCACCCGGTCGGCAATCCGGACGTGCCCGAGCCCGCCAAGTCGGTCGACCTCGAACGCTATGTCGGTACCTGGTACGAACTCGCCCGCTACGAGCAGGGATTCCAGAAAGGCTGCGAAGGCGTCACCGCAACCTATACGCTACGCGACGACGGCAAGATCGGGGTGGTCAACCGCTGCCGCGAGCCTGACGGGGACATCGACACCGCAACCGGCAAGGCCAAGGTGGTCGACGCCGCCACCAATGCCAAGCTGAAGGTCAGTTTCTTCGGCCCCTTTTACGGCGACTATTGGGTGCTCGATCGCGGCGACGACTATGACTGGGCGATCGTCGGCGACCCGTCGGGCCGCTATCTCTGGATCCTGTCGCGCTGGCCCGATCCGGGCGAAGACGTCTTCCAGAATCTGAAAGCCCGCGCTGCAGCCTTGGGCTACGACACGGGCTATCTCAGGAAAACGGCGCAGCCTTAG
- a CDS encoding DUF3597 domain-containing protein, translating to MGIFSKIKDAIFGKKARAETNDTIFKRDQAPSGAGFGSGATSGTTTTVDVDAVLADRYERAGQDLNYKTSIVDLMKLLDLDPSYENRKELAVEMGRSDYSGTAEDNIWLHGRVMDELEKNGGRISAELRT from the coding sequence ATGGGTATTTTCAGCAAGATCAAGGACGCCATCTTCGGCAAGAAGGCGCGCGCCGAAACCAACGACACGATTTTCAAGCGCGACCAGGCCCCCTCGGGTGCAGGGTTCGGTAGCGGTGCGACCAGCGGCACGACGACCACCGTCGATGTCGATGCCGTGCTAGCCGACCGTTACGAACGCGCCGGCCAGGACCTCAACTACAAAACGTCGATCGTCGACCTGATGAAGCTGCTTGACCTCGATCCCAGCTACGAGAACCGCAAGGAGCTGGCGGTCGAAATGGGTCGCAGCGATTATTCGGGTACGGCCGAGGACAATATCTGGCTCCATGGCCGCGTCATGGACGAGCTGGAAAAGAATGGCGGCAGGATTTCTGCCGAACTGCGCACCTAA
- a CDS encoding NfeD family protein, with amino-acid sequence MFEFADLDAGTWWLIAGVLLLALELLAPGVFLVFIGAAALATGAFTLMFDLGLAAQLGLFALYTAVSVYIGKKIYARPVHDESDGLLNERAAQLVGRKVTVVRAIGDGEGRVKVGDSEWNARGDFTAEAGEKVVISGIQGNCLIVERAPALPGN; translated from the coding sequence ATGTTCGAATTCGCCGATCTCGATGCCGGAACCTGGTGGCTGATCGCAGGCGTCCTGCTGCTCGCGCTCGAGCTGCTGGCGCCCGGCGTGTTCCTGGTCTTCATCGGCGCCGCGGCGTTGGCGACCGGTGCCTTCACGCTGATGTTCGACCTCGGCCTCGCCGCGCAGCTCGGCCTGTTCGCGCTCTACACCGCGGTGTCGGTCTATATCGGCAAGAAGATTTACGCACGCCCGGTCCATGACGAAAGCGACGGCCTGCTTAACGAGCGCGCAGCGCAGCTGGTCGGGCGCAAGGTCACGGTCGTGCGCGCCATCGGCGATGGCGAAGGCCGCGTGAAGGTCGGCGACAGCGAATGGAATGCGCGCGGCGACTTTACTGCGGAGGCCGGCGAAAAGGTCGTCATCTCGGGCATCCAGGGCAATTGCCTGATCGTCGAGCGTGCACCCGCGCTGCCCGGCAACTGA
- a CDS encoding SPFH domain-containing protein: MEYVLAAIVFFTILYVVSAIKIVRQGYRYTIEHFGRFTRTATPGFNFVPPIFYRVGHKINMMEQVVDIPGQEIITKDNAMVSVDGVVFFQVLDASKAAYEVADLYSAIMALSTTNLRTVMGSMDLDETLSKRDEINARLLAVVDNATEAWGVKITRVELADIRPPADIVNAMTRQMKAEREKRAAILEAEGHRASEILRSEGHKASAILEAEGERESAFREAEARERLAEAEAKATELVSKAIAKGDAQAINYFVAQKYVEAVGKFATSPNAKTILFPVEATQLIGSLGGIGEIAKEALGDHVVKASAVGSSVPGTKKD; encoded by the coding sequence ATGGAATACGTACTCGCCGCCATCGTTTTCTTCACGATCCTCTACGTCGTTTCGGCGATCAAGATCGTGCGACAGGGTTATCGCTACACGATCGAGCATTTCGGTCGTTTCACGCGGACCGCGACCCCCGGCTTCAACTTCGTTCCGCCAATCTTCTATCGCGTCGGTCACAAGATCAACATGATGGAGCAGGTCGTCGACATTCCCGGCCAGGAGATCATCACCAAGGACAATGCGATGGTGTCGGTCGACGGTGTGGTTTTCTTCCAGGTGCTCGACGCCTCGAAAGCCGCCTATGAAGTCGCCGACCTCTACAGCGCCATCATGGCGCTCTCGACCACCAACCTGCGTACCGTGATGGGTTCGATGGACCTCGACGAAACGCTGTCGAAGCGTGACGAAATCAACGCCCGCCTGCTCGCCGTGGTCGACAATGCGACCGAGGCCTGGGGCGTGAAAATCACCCGCGTCGAGCTGGCTGACATCCGTCCGCCCGCCGACATCGTCAACGCGATGACGCGCCAGATGAAGGCCGAGCGCGAAAAGCGCGCCGCGATCCTCGAGGCCGAAGGACATCGCGCATCGGAAATACTGCGTTCGGAAGGCCACAAGGCTTCTGCGATCCTCGAGGCCGAGGGTGAACGCGAATCCGCGTTCCGCGAAGCCGAGGCGCGCGAACGTCTTGCCGAAGCGGAGGCCAAGGCCACCGAGCTTGTCAGCAAGGCCATTGCCAAGGGCGATGCGCAGGCAATCAACTACTTCGTCGCCCAGAAATATGTCGAGGCGGTCGGCAAGTTCGCGACCTCGCCCAATGCCAAGACTATCCTCTTCCCGGTCGAAGCAACCCAGTTGATCGGCTCTCTCGGCGGCATTGGCGAGATCGCCAAGGAAGCGCTCGGCGACCATGTCGTGAAGGCGAGCGCGGTCGGCTCGTCGGTTCCGGGTACCAAGAAGGACTAA
- a CDS encoding CoA ester lyase: MTQAKCANRAALFDRPAALFLPASRPGAIEKARASDADLCILDLEDAVKTEDKDEAREAAIAAVAQDWSMPVGIRMNAPGTRWHAADLTALSTSAADFLVVPLVGSAEQVDAVASRAKQPVAAMIETARGVLAADEIGRVAAALIVGTNDLAADLRLPVGAGRGGMRHAIERVVLAARACGIAAYDGVYNGLEDDEGFRAEAAESHALGFDGKTIIHPKHIASCKAAFAPAEADVERARRLIEASGETDGVGAINFEGEMVEAMHVAAARRLIERAEQQGE; encoded by the coding sequence GTGACACAAGCAAAATGCGCCAATCGTGCAGCGCTGTTCGACCGTCCGGCGGCACTTTTCCTCCCCGCGTCACGCCCGGGAGCGATCGAAAAGGCACGCGCGAGCGATGCCGATCTGTGCATTCTCGACCTCGAAGACGCGGTGAAGACCGAGGACAAGGACGAGGCGCGCGAGGCGGCGATCGCGGCCGTCGCGCAGGACTGGTCGATGCCCGTGGGCATTCGCATGAACGCGCCGGGCACGCGCTGGCATGCTGCAGACCTTACTGCGCTCTCCACCTCGGCGGCGGACTTTCTCGTGGTGCCGCTGGTCGGCAGCGCCGAGCAGGTCGATGCGGTGGCGAGCCGTGCGAAACAGCCCGTTGCAGCCATGATCGAAACCGCACGCGGCGTGCTTGCTGCCGACGAGATCGGACGGGTGGCCGCCGCCCTGATCGTCGGCACCAACGACCTTGCCGCCGACCTGCGCCTGCCGGTCGGGGCAGGGCGCGGAGGGATGCGCCACGCCATCGAGCGGGTCGTGCTCGCAGCGCGCGCCTGCGGCATCGCGGCTTATGACGGCGTCTATAACGGGCTCGAGGATGACGAGGGCTTTCGCGCCGAAGCGGCCGAAAGCCACGCGCTCGGCTTCGACGGCAAGACGATCATCCATCCCAAGCATATCGCTTCGTGCAAAGCCGCCTTCGCGCCTGCCGAGGCGGATGTCGAACGCGCGCGCCGCTTGATCGAAGCGTCCGGCGAGACCGACGGGGTGGGTGCTATCAATTTCGAGGGAGAAATGGTCGAGGCGATGCACGTCGCGGCGGCCCGGCGGCTGATCGAGCGCGCTGAACAACAGGGAGAATGA
- a CDS encoding M28 family metallopeptidase, translating to MTKFAALLAASAVIAVPAWADPVEEAEIREVLEVLASDEFEGREPGTEGGRKTLHYLATQWAEAGLVGGARDGGWYEPVILVSSKPTVSPVAARDGDKPVELAGRSALIVGGSEPTALSDVPIVYGGYGVTPEGAPLPDIAGKLVPMLAGPAPFEGISPANNNPLGRAMGLLGAGANAVLAILPSGMPFDGIVAQMSGGQPRLEGTSGGGGGMPDGAVIGVANDAFVDAIAQHAGSDGAQWAEAAATEDFSAVDTGLVTDIEAAASAPSRSVYFNVVGKLPGTDPSLGAIAVGGHWDGYGICRPEGAEDRICNGAVDNASGLAAMTAFADDLVEDGPYLRDILVVGFTMEEKGLWGARGMAANPPQDIDLLFNIDTIATTDNTDRVAVIGRGVFAMDEEVLAAVEPHGYTLNDTQKYSNRQDGHAFVQAGIPAYVVSVNWGDMENFDRYVDEGPYHQPGDDMSEVRLGATVADANLNLALLQHFADKAALPEGKSEE from the coding sequence ATGACCAAGTTCGCAGCCTTGCTGGCCGCCAGTGCCGTAATTGCGGTGCCCGCCTGGGCCGACCCGGTCGAGGAAGCCGAAATCCGCGAAGTGCTCGAAGTGCTCGCCAGCGACGAGTTCGAAGGTCGCGAACCCGGCACCGAGGGCGGCCGCAAAACCCTACACTATCTCGCGACCCAATGGGCCGAGGCCGGCTTGGTCGGCGGCGCGCGCGATGGCGGGTGGTACGAGCCGGTCATACTCGTTTCCAGCAAACCGACGGTGAGTCCGGTCGCCGCCCGTGACGGCGACAAGCCTGTCGAACTGGCAGGCCGCTCCGCGCTAATCGTGGGCGGCAGCGAACCGACCGCCTTGTCGGATGTCCCGATCGTTTATGGCGGCTATGGGGTCACGCCCGAAGGCGCCCCTTTGCCCGATATAGCAGGCAAGCTCGTCCCGATGCTGGCAGGACCCGCCCCCTTCGAAGGGATCAGCCCGGCAAACAACAATCCGCTCGGCCGTGCGATGGGTCTTCTTGGCGCCGGTGCTAATGCTGTTCTCGCGATCCTCCCGTCCGGAATGCCCTTCGACGGTATCGTGGCCCAGATGTCGGGCGGCCAGCCGCGGCTTGAGGGCACGTCGGGAGGTGGCGGCGGCATGCCTGACGGGGCGGTAATCGGCGTGGCCAATGATGCGTTCGTCGATGCCATCGCCCAACACGCCGGAAGCGACGGCGCGCAATGGGCGGAGGCAGCAGCAACCGAGGACTTCTCCGCCGTCGACACCGGTCTCGTGACTGACATCGAAGCCGCAGCCAGTGCGCCGAGCCGGTCCGTCTATTTCAACGTCGTCGGCAAACTGCCCGGCACCGACCCGTCGCTAGGCGCGATTGCAGTGGGTGGCCACTGGGACGGGTACGGCATTTGCCGCCCCGAGGGAGCCGAGGACCGCATCTGTAACGGCGCGGTCGACAATGCCTCGGGCCTTGCCGCAATGACGGCATTCGCCGATGACCTGGTCGAAGACGGACCCTATCTGCGCGACATCCTCGTTGTCGGCTTCACGATGGAGGAAAAGGGCCTGTGGGGTGCGCGTGGCATGGCCGCAAACCCGCCGCAGGATATCGACCTGCTGTTCAACATCGACACCATCGCCACTACCGACAACACCGACCGCGTCGCAGTGATCGGGCGCGGGGTCTTCGCGATGGACGAGGAGGTGCTGGCCGCGGTCGAACCCCACGGATACACACTCAACGACACGCAGAAATATTCGAACCGGCAGGACGGCCACGCCTTCGTGCAGGCGGGCATCCCGGCCTATGTCGTGTCGGTCAATTGGGGCGATATGGAGAATTTCGACCGCTACGTCGACGAGGGACCTTATCACCAGCCGGGCGACGACATGAGCGAGGTCCGCCTCGGTGCGACGGTCGCCGATGCCAACCTCAACCTTGCGCTCTTGCAGCACTTCGCGGACAAAGCGGCGCTGCCTGAAGGAAAATCGGAGGAGTAG
- the guaB gene encoding IMP dehydrogenase: protein MAHDIPLGLTFDDVLLQPLESSVLPSQADTSTRLTNAISLNIPLLSSAMDTVTEADMAIALAQMGGIGVLHRNMKVKEQAAAVRAVKRFESGMVVEPITMRPEQTLAEALETMKANKISGIPIVDGSGKLVGILTNRDVRFADNAQQPISELMTSDNLATVSVGTGQEEARKILHQRRIEKLLVTDRDGMLVGLITVKDIEKSVASPNATKDEGGRLRVAAASTVGDKGFARAEALIDAGVDCVVIDTAHGHNKDVGAAVERLKKLRESVQVIAGNVATGEAAEALIGSGADGIKVGIGPGSICTTRVIAGVGVPQLTAVMQASEAADKHGIPVIADGGIRTSGDIAKALAGGASSVMVGSLLAGTEEAPGETFLYQGRAYKAYRGMGSVGAMSRGSADRYFQQDVSDQMKLVPEGIEGQVPYKGPARDIVHQLVGGVKAAMGYTGSTTIEELKQRARFVRITNAGLSESHVHDVSITREAPNYPTR, encoded by the coding sequence ATGGCCCACGATATTCCTCTCGGACTGACGTTCGACGACGTCCTCCTCCAACCGCTCGAATCCTCTGTCCTGCCCAGCCAGGCGGACACGTCGACCCGGCTGACCAACGCGATTTCGCTCAACATCCCGCTGCTCAGCTCGGCGATGGACACGGTCACCGAGGCCGACATGGCGATCGCGCTCGCGCAGATGGGCGGGATCGGCGTGCTCCATCGCAACATGAAGGTGAAGGAGCAGGCTGCCGCAGTTCGCGCGGTCAAGCGGTTCGAAAGCGGCATGGTGGTCGAGCCGATCACGATGCGTCCCGAGCAGACGCTCGCCGAAGCGCTCGAGACGATGAAGGCCAACAAGATTTCGGGCATTCCGATCGTCGATGGCTCGGGCAAGCTGGTTGGCATCCTGACCAATCGCGACGTTCGCTTCGCCGACAATGCGCAGCAGCCCATTTCGGAACTGATGACCTCGGACAATCTTGCCACCGTGTCCGTCGGGACGGGTCAGGAAGAGGCGCGCAAGATCCTGCACCAGCGGCGGATCGAGAAGCTGCTCGTCACCGATCGCGACGGGATGCTGGTCGGACTGATCACGGTCAAGGACATCGAGAAAAGCGTCGCCAGCCCCAACGCGACCAAAGACGAGGGCGGCCGCTTGCGCGTCGCTGCGGCCTCGACCGTTGGGGACAAGGGCTTCGCGCGTGCCGAGGCTTTAATCGATGCTGGCGTCGACTGCGTAGTGATCGACACCGCCCATGGCCACAACAAGGATGTCGGCGCTGCGGTCGAGCGGCTCAAGAAATTGCGCGAAAGCGTTCAGGTCATTGCCGGCAACGTGGCGACCGGCGAGGCCGCGGAAGCGCTCATCGGCTCGGGCGCGGACGGGATCAAGGTCGGTATCGGCCCCGGCTCGATTTGCACCACGCGCGTTATCGCGGGTGTCGGCGTGCCGCAGCTGACTGCGGTCATGCAGGCATCCGAAGCCGCCGACAAGCACGGCATTCCGGTGATCGCCGACGGGGGCATCCGCACCTCGGGTGACATCGCCAAGGCGCTGGCCGGCGGCGCATCGAGCGTCATGGTCGGCTCGCTGCTTGCGGGCACCGAAGAAGCGCCGGGAGAGACGTTCCTGTACCAGGGGCGCGCCTACAAGGCCTATCGCGGCATGGGCAGCGTCGGGGCAATGAGCCGCGGCAGCGCCGACCGCTATTTCCAGCAGGATGTCTCGGACCAGATGAAGCTGGTGCCCGAGGGGATCGAGGGGCAGGTGCCGTACAAGGGGCCAGCGCGCGATATCGTCCACCAGCTGGTCGGCGGCGTGAAGGCGGCGATGGGCTATACCGGGTCGACCACCATCGAAGAGCTCAAGCAGCGTGCGCGCTTCGTGCGCATCACCAACGCCGGGCTCTCCGAAAGCCACGTCCACGACGTCTCGATCACGCGCGAGGCGCCCAACTATCCGACGCGTTAG
- a CDS encoding RsmB/NOP family class I SAM-dependent RNA methyltransferase has product MTPAARVQAAIEILDAVIASARDNGPPADQLVRDYFRTRRYAGSKDRRAVREHVFAAIRMLGERPENGRSAMLALVGPDLFDGSPHGPSVVGEGEAPAIASYVPAWIESQLSPLLGERDALLERAPLDLRVHAIKGDREALADALGAALTSHSPWGLRLEPDTRIDDHPAYRSGVVEVQDEGSQLVALACAPADGETVLDLCAGAGGKSLALAAMAPGARIIASDVNRQRLSQFAPRAERAGAEIEALLLDPPRELEGLMDLHGQCDLVLVDAPCSGSGTWRRNPEGRWRLTPERLDKLTELQDRVLDLAAPCVSPGGRLVFATCSILTREGADRIDAFLSRHSDFVSEDALPDVGRKAGQGRLLTPGHDGTDGFFVARLRRSC; this is encoded by the coding sequence ATGACTCCCGCTGCCCGCGTTCAGGCCGCTATCGAGATCCTCGATGCAGTGATCGCGTCCGCGCGCGACAACGGTCCGCCCGCCGACCAGCTAGTGCGCGACTATTTCCGCACGCGGCGCTACGCGGGCTCGAAGGACCGGCGCGCCGTTCGCGAACATGTGTTTGCCGCGATCCGCATGCTGGGCGAGCGGCCCGAGAACGGGCGCTCGGCGATGCTGGCGCTGGTCGGACCGGACCTCTTCGACGGTAGTCCGCATGGCCCTTCTGTCGTGGGCGAGGGCGAGGCGCCTGCAATCGCTTCATATGTGCCGGCATGGATCGAAAGCCAGCTTTCACCCCTGTTGGGCGAACGTGACGCTCTTCTCGAACGCGCGCCGCTCGATCTGCGCGTCCATGCGATCAAGGGCGATCGTGAGGCGCTTGCGGACGCGCTGGGCGCGGCGCTTACGTCGCATAGTCCCTGGGGCCTGCGGCTCGAGCCCGACACGCGGATTGACGACCATCCCGCCTATCGCTCGGGCGTGGTCGAGGTGCAGGACGAGGGGAGTCAATTGGTCGCGTTGGCCTGCGCGCCCGCCGATGGCGAGACGGTGCTCGACCTGTGCGCAGGGGCAGGGGGCAAATCGCTGGCGCTGGCCGCGATGGCGCCGGGGGCAAGGATCATCGCTTCCGACGTCAACCGGCAGCGCCTTTCTCAATTCGCGCCGCGTGCCGAGCGGGCGGGGGCGGAGATTGAAGCCTTGCTGCTCGATCCGCCGCGCGAACTTGAAGGGTTGATGGATTTGCACGGGCAGTGCGATCTCGTGCTGGTCGATGCGCCGTGCAGCGGTTCGGGAACGTGGCGGCGCAATCCCGAGGGTCGGTGGCGCCTGACGCCCGAACGGCTCGATAAGTTGACTGAATTGCAGGACCGCGTGCTCGATCTCGCTGCGCCCTGCGTGTCACCCGGCGGACGGCTCGTCTTCGCGACCTGCTCCATCCTCACGCGAGAGGGCGCCGACCGCATCGACGCTTTCCTCAGCCGCCATTCAGATTTCGTGAGCGAAGATGCGCTTCCCGATGTCGGTCGCAAGGCGGGGCAGGGGCGCTTGCTCACCCCCGGCCATGACGGGACAGACGGGTTTTTCGTCGCAAGGCTGCGGCGTTCATGCTAG
- the rsmA gene encoding 16S rRNA (adenine(1518)-N(6)/adenine(1519)-N(6))-dimethyltransferase RsmA produces MSGPEPLREVIARHGLSASKALGQNFILDRQLLARIAAIPELEEGDVAYEVGPGPGGLTRAILDRGVSLTSVEMDRRCVPVLEELKSEFPGQFDYIEGDAMAIDEPKLLNAPAHIIANLPYNVGTALLTRWLDSEEWPPFWKSLTLMFQKEVAERIVASPGDKAYGRLAVLAQWRSTPKIAMTLSRSAFVPPPKVASAVVHVTPNPDPPAGVTPQAISKVTAAAFGQRRKMLRQSLKSLPQALEALKSLEIEETRRAETVSVDEFVALARAIA; encoded by the coding sequence GTGAGCGGGCCCGAGCCGCTTCGCGAGGTCATCGCCCGGCACGGGCTGAGCGCTTCCAAGGCGCTGGGCCAGAATTTCATTCTCGATCGCCAGCTTCTCGCAAGGATCGCGGCAATTCCCGAGTTGGAAGAGGGCGACGTCGCCTATGAAGTCGGCCCTGGCCCCGGCGGCCTTACCCGTGCGATCCTCGATCGCGGAGTCTCACTCACGTCGGTCGAAATGGACCGCCGATGCGTGCCGGTTCTGGAAGAACTGAAGTCCGAATTTCCGGGTCAGTTCGACTATATCGAGGGCGACGCGATGGCGATCGACGAGCCCAAACTGCTGAACGCGCCCGCCCATATCATCGCCAACCTGCCCTATAATGTCGGGACGGCGCTGCTGACCCGATGGCTCGACAGCGAGGAATGGCCACCATTCTGGAAGAGCCTGACACTGATGTTCCAGAAGGAGGTCGCGGAGCGGATCGTCGCCAGTCCAGGCGACAAGGCTTACGGGCGGCTGGCGGTCCTGGCGCAGTGGCGCTCGACGCCAAAGATTGCGATGACGCTGTCGCGTTCGGCCTTCGTCCCGCCACCCAAGGTCGCTTCGGCCGTCGTCCACGTCACGCCCAATCCCGATCCGCCCGCGGGCGTAACGCCACAAGCCATCTCCAAGGTCACCGCAGCCGCGTTCGGCCAACGGCGAAAGATGTTGCGACAGTCTCTCAAGAGCCTGCCTCAAGCGCTTGAAGCACTTAAAAGTCTAGAAATCGAAGAGACGCGTCGCGCCGAGACGGTTTCAGTCGATGAATTCGTCGCGCTCGCGCGCGCAATCGCCTAG
- the pdxA gene encoding 4-hydroxythreonine-4-phosphate dehydrogenase PdxA, protein MTATRPIAVSLGDPAGIGPEVIAKCWAGRHELDLPAFVAIGDPRSVEAVWDGPIAVVDSPENGFERFDEGLPVIPIRSGGEITPGQPDGAGAHCAYDSLEMAVGLTREGAAAAVVTGPVSKKQLYEIGFTHPGQTEFVAERCGVSKSNVAMMLAGPSLRAVPVTTHIPLSEASEALTVDLVASRGRAALRGLIRNFGIEKPRLAVTGLNPHAGENGALGTEEIEIIGPAIDQLRDEGWDVVGPLPADTMFHDRARAKYDAALAMYHDQALIPLKALHFDEGVNITLGLPIVRTSPDHGTAFDIAGTDQAEPTAMAAALICARDAANCRKALAQAGRTGMAIGK, encoded by the coding sequence ATGACGGCGACCCGGCCCATTGCGGTTTCGCTGGGCGATCCTGCCGGGATCGGTCCTGAGGTCATCGCGAAATGCTGGGCGGGAAGGCACGAGCTCGACCTTCCCGCCTTCGTCGCGATTGGCGATCCCAGGTCGGTCGAAGCCGTCTGGGATGGACCGATCGCGGTCGTGGACAGTCCGGAAAACGGGTTCGAGCGCTTCGACGAAGGGTTGCCGGTCATCCCGATCCGTTCGGGCGGCGAAATCACGCCCGGGCAGCCTGACGGGGCCGGCGCGCATTGCGCCTATGACAGTCTGGAGATGGCGGTCGGACTTACCCGCGAAGGTGCCGCCGCCGCCGTCGTCACCGGGCCCGTCAGCAAGAAGCAGCTGTACGAGATCGGCTTCACACACCCAGGGCAGACCGAGTTCGTTGCCGAACGCTGCGGCGTGTCAAAGTCGAACGTTGCCATGATGCTGGCCGGACCGAGCCTTCGCGCGGTGCCCGTAACGACGCACATTCCCCTCTCCGAAGCCAGTGAGGCACTAACCGTCGACCTCGTCGCCTCGCGCGGTCGCGCCGCGCTTCGCGGCCTGATCCGCAATTTCGGGATCGAGAAGCCGCGCCTCGCAGTGACCGGGCTCAACCCGCATGCCGGAGAGAATGGCGCGCTCGGCACCGAGGAAATCGAGATCATCGGGCCTGCGATCGACCAGCTGCGCGACGAAGGCTGGGACGTAGTGGGCCCCCTTCCCGCCGACACGATGTTTCACGACCGTGCCCGCGCCAAATATGACGCCGCGCTGGCCATGTACCACGACCAGGCGCTTATCCCGCTCAAGGCGCTGCACTTCGACGAGGGCGTGAACATCACGCTCGGCCTTCCGATCGTGCGCACCAGCCCCGATCATGGCACCGCTTTCGACATTGCGGGCACCGATCAGGCGGAACCGACGGCAATGGCCGCAGCGCTGATTTGCGCGCGCGATGCCGCCAACTGCCGCAAGGCACTCGCCCAGGCCGGGCGCACGGGCATGGCCATCGGCAAGTGA
- a CDS encoding peptidylprolyl isomerase gives MNWKNALLATATAAMAVTAAPAAMTQDAAQAQRPVFDIPDTITIFGREIPPVVKATAIVNGAVITQTDINERMNFMLVASGQQIPPEQVADMRQQVLANLIDETLQIQAAAAEEINISDEEVARTLAAVAEDSGRTVEELAALLEQNGASLETMRQQIRGEIAWSRLQQYKIENFVSVDDDEVRAVLAKLEASKGTTEYRVGEIFLSATPANDQQVRENALRVLDLIRQGASFVAVARQYSEASHAAVGGDLGWIRPEQLPAELAQALPQIQLGSVSVPIKIPGGYSILAVQDRRTILTADPRDAQLSLKQVAIPLQQGISVEAANAIVDRFAEAATNLGGCGGAEKLASDFGGQVLSRDDVSMRELPPELQQMMIPMQVGQATRPFGSLEEGVRVLVLCGREEATPGLPSFAEVQQQKRAERINSRARRYLRDLRRDAVIDYR, from the coding sequence ATGAACTGGAAGAACGCCCTCCTCGCCACCGCCACCGCCGCGATGGCCGTCACCGCCGCCCCTGCGGCCATGACGCAGGACGCCGCCCAGGCGCAGCGCCCCGTGTTCGATATCCCCGACACCATCACGATCTTCGGCCGCGAAATCCCGCCGGTGGTCAAAGCCACTGCGATCGTCAACGGCGCGGTGATCACGCAGACCGACATCAATGAGCGGATGAACTTCATGCTGGTCGCGTCGGGCCAGCAAATCCCGCCCGAGCAGGTCGCCGACATGCGCCAGCAGGTGCTCGCCAACCTCATCGACGAGACGTTGCAGATCCAGGCTGCCGCCGCGGAAGAGATCAATATCTCGGACGAGGAAGTTGCGCGCACCCTTGCAGCCGTCGCCGAAGATTCGGGCCGTACGGTCGAAGAGCTTGCGGCGCTGCTCGAGCAGAATGGCGCGTCGCTCGAAACGATGCGCCAGCAAATTCGTGGCGAGATCGCCTGGTCGCGCCTGCAGCAGTACAAGATCGAGAATTTCGTGTCGGTCGACGATGACGAAGTCCGCGCTGTCCTGGCGAAGCTTGAAGCGTCCAAGGGGACGACCGAATATCGCGTTGGCGAGATCTTCCTGTCGGCGACCCCCGCCAACGACCAGCAGGTTCGCGAAAATGCGCTGCGTGTGCTCGACCTGATCCGTCAGGGTGCAAGCTTCGTTGCGGTCGCGCGTCAGTATAGCGAGGCGAGCCACGCGGCCGTCGGCGGCGATCTCGGTTGGATCCGGCCCGAACAGCTGCCTGCCGAACTGGCGCAGGCACTCCCGCAAATCCAGCTTGGCTCGGTCTCGGTCCCGATCAAGATCCCGGGCGGCTATTCGATCCTCGCGGTCCAGGACCGTCGCACGATCCTCACCGCCGATCCGCGCGATGCGCAGCTGTCGCTCAAGCAGGTCGCCATCCCGCTGCAGCAGGGGATCTCGGTCGAGGCCGCCAACGCCATCGTCGATCGGTTTGCCGAGGCCGCGACCAATCTTGGCGGATGTGGCGGCGCGGAGAAGCTTGCGAGCGACTTTGGAGGCCAGGTTCTGAGCCGTGACGACGTCTCGATGCGCGAACTTCCGCCCGAACTGCAGCAGATGATGATCCCGATGCAGGTCGGCCAGGCCACGCGTCCGTTCGGATCGCTTGAGGAAGGCGTGCGCGTGCTCGTCCTGTGCGGCCGCGAGGAAGCGACGCCCGGCCTGCCCAGCTTCGCCGAAGTGCAGCAGCAGAAGCGGGCCGAGCGGATCAACTCGCGTGCGCGCCGCTATCTTCGCGACCTGCGCCGCGATGCCGTGATCGACTATCGCTAA